One genomic segment of Montipora foliosa isolate CH-2021 unplaced genomic scaffold, ASM3666993v2 scaffold_203, whole genome shotgun sequence includes these proteins:
- the LOC137986418 gene encoding uncharacterized protein, with product MEESSIEDPTANAISLDQSPVELPEPMEESSIEDPSILNLETVGPTELTYRIVEEGTKRRRRKLIDSLGYSYNVKEKGKYTTYWQCTVRPKGNYCRATVKETDGDFVAGQQGHNHQAEVFLEELTPAPCPALSKPENLARAANRLRQRLRPADPTDLDFELDEENVPADFLRADVRVKERRHIILATKPQLEQLAKAKSWYMDATFKLVRKPFTQLLSINAFVRSGQYAKQVPLVFVLMSGKKK from the exons ATGGAAGAGTCGTCAATAGAAGATCCAACAGCAAACGCAATTTCTTTGG ATCAATCACCTGTGGAACTACCCGAGCCAATGGAAGAGTCGTCAATAGAAGATCCAAGTATCCTTAACTTAGAAACAGTGGGCCCAACTGAACTAACATATCGCATCGTAGAAGAGGGAACTAAGAGAAGGCGGCGAAAACTAATTGACAGCCTCGGTTATTCGTACAATGTGAAAGAAAAGGGAAAGTATACCACCTATTGGCAGTGCACAGTTAGACCGAAGGGCAATTACTGTCGCGCGACTGTGAAAGAAACCGACGGGGACTTTGTAGCAGGGCAGCAAGGTCATAATCATCAAGCTGAA GTTTTCCTGGAAGAACTGACTCCTGCGCCCTGCCCGGCGCTGTCAAAACCTGAGAACCTGGCAAGAGCAGCAAATCGTCTGCGTCAGCGACTGCGCCCAGCGGATCCCACAGACCTAGATTTCGAATTGGATGAAGAGAACGTGCCGGCTGATTTCCTTCGGGCGGACGTAAGGGTAAAAGAAAGAAGGCACATTATTCTGGCCACGAAACCCCAGTTGGAGCAACTAGCCAAGGCCAAAAGCTGGTACATGGATGCAACTTTCAAGCTAGTGCGGAAGCCATTTACACAGCTGTTAAGCATCAACGCGTTTGTGAGGTCGGGACAGTATGCCAAACAGGTTCCCTTAGTGTTTGTTTTGATGTCGGGGAAAAAAAAGTGA